Proteins found in one Pseudomonas sp. P8_241 genomic segment:
- a CDS encoding DUF1302 domain-containing protein, translating into MVSSMTATLARRPVCTSAPFGFSLAAALVLCSQAAHAFQVDTGNPDFSLRWDNTAKYSAAWRAQDPSSKLSEGRVALNQDDGDRAFKKGLISNRTDILSELDMSFKNVGARLSGAAWYDTEYQQDNDNDDPARANARSVAYDEFTDDTRHLHGGDGELLDAFVYWNGELADHATSVRAGRHGLIWGESLFFGANGIAGGMGPVDVVKAQSVPNTQFKEITRPVNQLSGTFQLTNDVSLGAYYQLEWEETRLPGAGSYFSTSDTIGEGNERLIVGAPFPPFLGGNPGSPAAFFHGNDKEARSSGQGGLQLKYSAETVEYGLYAIQYHDKTPKLYLKPSSGAPNFSTGQIGEYYWVYPEDIRAFGTSFSTTVDEYSFAGEASMRWNMPLVSNGQTVLPGVVADNDDDALYAVGRTAHVNLNVLASFGPNFISRESGLVGEIAWNRLLSVTKNRAALDPNATDDGLGFKMVYTPTYRQFFSGIDISIPIGVSYFPLGKSAVVSSFGPDNGGDMNIGITATYLDRVTAGLTYTHYYGAEDTNLNAASQFNYKQSLKDRDYLAFSVKTTF; encoded by the coding sequence ATGGTTAGCTCCATGACTGCGACGCTTGCGCGCCGCCCGGTCTGCACTTCTGCACCCTTTGGTTTCTCGTTGGCCGCAGCGTTGGTGCTGTGCAGCCAGGCTGCACACGCCTTTCAGGTGGATACCGGCAATCCGGATTTCAGCCTGCGTTGGGACAACACCGCCAAGTACAGCGCCGCATGGCGCGCCCAGGATCCCAGCAGCAAACTAAGTGAGGGGCGGGTTGCGCTCAATCAGGACGATGGCGATCGGGCGTTCAAAAAAGGCTTGATCTCCAACCGCACGGATATCCTTTCCGAGCTGGACATGTCGTTCAAAAACGTCGGCGCGCGCCTCAGTGGCGCCGCCTGGTACGACACTGAATATCAGCAAGACAACGATAACGACGATCCGGCGCGTGCCAACGCCCGTTCCGTGGCCTACGACGAATTTACCGATGACACCCGCCACCTGCATGGCGGTGACGGTGAATTGCTCGATGCATTCGTGTACTGGAACGGCGAGCTGGCCGATCACGCCACGTCCGTGCGCGCCGGCCGCCACGGCTTGATCTGGGGTGAGAGCCTGTTCTTCGGGGCCAACGGCATTGCCGGTGGCATGGGCCCGGTCGACGTGGTGAAGGCGCAGTCCGTACCCAACACCCAGTTCAAGGAAATCACCCGTCCGGTCAATCAACTCTCGGGGACGTTTCAGCTGACCAACGACGTGTCGCTCGGTGCCTACTACCAGCTCGAATGGGAAGAAACACGCCTGCCGGGCGCAGGCAGTTACTTCTCCACCAGCGACACCATTGGTGAAGGCAACGAACGCTTGATCGTGGGCGCGCCATTTCCCCCATTCCTCGGTGGCAATCCCGGCAGCCCGGCTGCTTTTTTCCACGGCAATGACAAGGAGGCAAGAAGTTCGGGGCAGGGTGGCCTGCAGTTGAAATACAGCGCGGAAACCGTCGAGTACGGCCTCTACGCGATTCAGTACCACGACAAAACCCCCAAGCTTTACCTCAAGCCCTCCAGCGGTGCACCGAATTTCAGCACGGGCCAGATCGGCGAGTACTACTGGGTTTACCCGGAAGACATTCGCGCATTCGGCACCAGTTTTTCGACCACCGTCGATGAGTACAGCTTCGCCGGTGAAGCGTCGATGCGCTGGAACATGCCGCTGGTTTCCAACGGTCAAACCGTCTTGCCGGGCGTTGTCGCCGATAACGATGACGATGCCCTGTACGCCGTGGGTCGTACCGCTCACGTCAACCTCAACGTGTTGGCTTCGTTCGGCCCCAACTTCATTTCCAGGGAATCGGGACTGGTCGGTGAGATCGCCTGGAACCGACTGCTGAGCGTCACGAAAAACCGCGCTGCGCTTGACCCCAACGCCACTGATGACGGCCTCGGATTCAAGATGGTTTACACCCCGACCTACCGCCAGTTTTTCTCCGGCATCGATATCAGCATTCCAATCGGCGTCAGCTATTTCCCGTTGGGCAAGTCGGCCGTTGTCAGCTCCTTTGGCCCGGATAACGGCGGCGACATGAACATCGGCATCACCGCCACTTACCTGGATCGCGTCACCGCCGGCCTGACCTACACGCATTACTACGGCGCCGAGGACACCAACCTCAACGCGGCCAGCCAGTTCAATTACAAGCAATCGCTGAAAGACCGGGACTACCTGGCTTTCTCCGTCAAGACCACGTTTTAA
- a CDS encoding DUF1329 domain-containing protein codes for MTYNKKSGAFKLKALCLALLGSLAICSQVTLAATAEDAAKLSKSLTPFGAERAGNADGSIPAWDGGYTKVDPSFKEGGKRTDPFAADKPLFSITSKNLAQYAGKLSDGTKEMFKRFPDTYRIDVYPTRRTAAAPQWVYDNTLKNATRAKLVDSSAGPVPEGAFGGIPFPIPQNGAEAMWNHVLNWRGTSVSMHFRHYLMTADGKQVMTTDGQAIQEMPYYYQEGTPESFAGDYWMFRLLNVGPPLRAGEQIMGRTNINGDLSQAHVYLTGQRRVRKLPNACCDTPTPATAGVMSFDELSVFQGRMDRFNWKLVGKQEMYIPYNTNKVQAAAKPEDLFLAHHMNPDYVRWELHRVWVVEADLAPGKRHQLPKGRYYLDEDTWQAMLGDRWDANGQLAKTLWSLPAVLPDLPAQAQLSSGFYDLTSGAWFIQNVYTGQPEQYGMVDRYKASEFSPAAMAGAGVR; via the coding sequence ATGACCTACAACAAGAAATCCGGAGCCTTCAAGCTCAAAGCCCTTTGCCTGGCACTGCTCGGCAGCCTGGCCATTTGCAGCCAAGTAACACTGGCGGCGACGGCTGAAGACGCGGCCAAACTCTCGAAAAGCCTGACACCCTTCGGGGCCGAGCGCGCCGGTAACGCCGACGGCTCCATTCCCGCCTGGGACGGTGGTTACACCAAAGTCGATCCCTCGTTCAAGGAAGGCGGCAAGCGCACCGATCCGTTCGCGGCAGACAAACCGCTGTTCAGCATTACCTCGAAAAACCTTGCGCAATACGCAGGCAAACTCAGCGACGGCACCAAGGAAATGTTCAAGCGTTTCCCGGACACGTATCGCATCGACGTTTACCCGACACGCCGCACCGCTGCAGCACCGCAGTGGGTGTATGACAACACCCTGAAAAACGCCACCCGCGCCAAACTGGTGGATAGCAGCGCCGGTCCGGTACCCGAAGGCGCCTTTGGCGGCATCCCGTTTCCGATCCCGCAAAACGGCGCCGAAGCCATGTGGAACCACGTGTTGAATTGGCGCGGTACCTCGGTGTCGATGCATTTTCGGCACTACCTGATGACCGCCGACGGCAAGCAGGTCATGACCACTGACGGTCAGGCCATTCAGGAGATGCCGTATTACTACCAGGAAGGGACACCAGAGTCCTTTGCCGGTGACTACTGGATGTTCCGACTGCTCAACGTCGGTCCGCCATTGCGCGCCGGTGAACAGATCATGGGCCGTACCAACATCAACGGCGACCTGTCCCAGGCGCACGTTTACCTGACCGGCCAACGTCGCGTGCGCAAGCTGCCGAATGCCTGCTGCGACACGCCGACCCCGGCGACTGCCGGGGTGATGTCGTTCGACGAGTTGAGCGTATTCCAGGGTCGCATGGACCGCTTCAACTGGAAGCTGGTGGGCAAGCAGGAGATGTACATCCCCTACAACACCAACAAAGTTCAGGCCGCTGCCAAACCTGAAGACCTGTTTCTCGCTCACCACATGAACCCGGATTACGTGCGCTGGGAATTGCACCGGGTGTGGGTTGTGGAAGCGGACCTGGCACCGGGCAAGCGCCACCAGTTGCCGAAGGGCCGTTATTACCTCGATGAGGACACCTGGCAAGCCATGCTCGGCGACCGTTGGGACGCCAATGGTCAACTGGCCAAGACCCTGTGGTCCTTGCCGGCAGTACTCCCTGACCTGCCTGCGCAAGCGCAATTGTCTTCGGGCTTTTACGACCTGACCTCCGGCGCCTGGTTTATCCAGAACGTCTACACCGGTCAGCCCGAGCAGTACGGCATGGTGGATCGCTACAAAGCCTCCGAGTTTTCGCCGGCGGCGATGGCGGGTGCCGGGGTTCGTTAA
- a CDS encoding WD40/YVTN/BNR-like repeat-containing protein gives MNRFCQVVGRLMCLVALPLCQAHAAAVSDALETPAMQAPQAKSAVLLDLARAGARLVAVGERGIVLLSDDNGVSWRQATVPVSVSLTAVQFVDAQTGWAVGHAGVVLASRDGGEHWVVQLDGLRAAQLELAAARQQLPSANDQDAAAARVQTAERLVGEGADKPFLAVQFVDARHGLIVGAYGLAFRTDDGGTTWQSIAGQIDNPMGAHLSAITQQGQHWFLAGEQGYLARSDDAGQSFKQLESPYMGSYFTLQMRDDGVLLVAGLKGNAFASRDLGQSFQPAPVSMPVSFSDAIRTDDGQLLLVNQSGALFRTNSQPGATLVPYGKPLGKPVSSVIQAADGSLTLAGFTGLTRLSPSNANASE, from the coding sequence ATGAACAGATTCTGTCAGGTGGTGGGTCGGCTGATGTGCCTTGTGGCTTTGCCGTTGTGCCAGGCGCACGCCGCTGCGGTGAGCGACGCACTCGAAACGCCGGCGATGCAGGCGCCGCAAGCGAAATCCGCGGTGTTGCTGGACCTGGCACGGGCGGGCGCGCGGCTGGTGGCAGTGGGTGAGCGGGGCATTGTGTTGCTGTCCGATGACAACGGCGTCAGCTGGCGTCAAGCGACGGTGCCGGTCTCGGTCAGCCTTACGGCGGTGCAGTTCGTCGACGCCCAGACGGGCTGGGCCGTCGGGCATGCGGGTGTTGTATTGGCATCGCGTGACGGAGGTGAGCACTGGGTGGTGCAACTGGATGGCCTGCGTGCCGCACAGCTTGAGTTGGCTGCCGCGCGCCAACAACTGCCCTCGGCCAACGACCAGGATGCCGCCGCCGCGCGTGTGCAAACGGCTGAAAGACTGGTGGGTGAAGGCGCTGACAAACCGTTTCTGGCCGTGCAGTTCGTCGACGCCCGACACGGTCTGATTGTAGGGGCGTACGGCCTGGCCTTTCGCACCGACGATGGCGGCACCACCTGGCAATCCATCGCGGGGCAAATCGATAACCCCATGGGCGCGCATTTGTCCGCGATCACTCAACAGGGGCAACACTGGTTCCTCGCCGGCGAGCAGGGCTACCTCGCGCGCTCCGACGATGCGGGCCAATCATTCAAACAGTTGGAAAGCCCTTACATGGGGAGCTACTTCACCCTGCAAATGCGCGACGACGGTGTGTTGCTGGTGGCCGGGTTGAAGGGCAATGCGTTTGCCTCCCGCGACCTGGGCCAGAGCTTCCAGCCTGCGCCGGTCTCGATGCCGGTGTCTTTCAGCGATGCCATCCGTACCGACGATGGCCAGTTGTTGCTGGTCAATCAGAGCGGCGCCTTGTTTCGCACCAACAGCCAGCCCGGCGCAACGCTCGTGCCCTATGGCAAACCGCTCGGCAAGCCCGTCTCCAGTGTTATCCAGGCCGCCGATGGCAGCCTTACGCTGGCGGGATTCACTGGTTTGACGCGCCTGTCGCCGTCAAACGCCAACGCTTCGGAGTGA
- a CDS encoding efflux RND transporter permease subunit, producing MKSFDNATASLANFDPRSGSVVERTLFNHRLWVLLVCVLTTLVLGYQATRIELNASFEKMIPTQQPYIANYLEHQKQLTGLGNALRIVVANKRGDIYDAEYLKTLQALSDKLYLLPGVDRAYMKSLWTPATRWVAVTEDGLDGGPVIPDDYSGTAANLDALRRNVQRSNELGQLVAFDQASSIIYVPLLATTTDGKPLDYAVLSEQLETLRSTYQSTNIEIHITGFAKKVGDLIAGLKQILLFFAVAILITTAVLFWYTRCLRSTVLVVLCSLVAVVWQLGLLPLLNYQLDPYSVLVPFLVFAIGMSHGAQKMNGIMQDIGRGMHRVVAARFTFRRLFLAGLTALLCDAVGFAVLMLIKIQVIQDLAVIASIGVAVLIFTNLILLPVLLSYVGVTPRAAQLSLKSEQAEQSGQARHAFWRFLDLFTHRRWASLCIAISLALAALGFLVSLQLKIGDLDAGAPELRADSRYNQDDAFLTRHYGASSDLFAVMVKTPASSCARYDILAKVDALDWQLRALPGVDSTNSLALLNRRMLVGLSEGNPKWYELQNNQAMLNMITASAPRGLYNEDCSLLTLYAYLTDHKAETLTRLVEHVEKFAAENNTDEVQFLLAAGNAGIEAATNIVVKQANREMLVWVYGAVILLCLITFRSWRATVCAVIPLMLTSILCEALMVWLNIGVKVATLPVIALGVGIGVDYALYVMSILLGHLRQGASLSEAYYRALVSTGKVVMLTGITLAIGVATWTFSPIKFQADMGVLLAFMFVWNMVGALVLLPALAYFLLPASRNAQDAVVSMPVTHMAGAEPAVVADVHHLRLKEHCHGR from the coding sequence ATGAAGTCTTTCGACAACGCCACGGCCAGCCTGGCGAATTTCGATCCACGCTCCGGTTCAGTGGTGGAACGCACGCTGTTCAATCACCGCCTGTGGGTCCTGCTGGTGTGTGTGCTGACGACCCTGGTATTGGGTTATCAAGCCACCCGTATCGAGCTCAATGCCAGCTTCGAAAAGATGATCCCCACACAGCAGCCTTACATTGCGAACTACCTTGAGCATCAGAAACAGCTCACGGGTTTGGGTAATGCCCTGCGGATTGTGGTAGCGAACAAACGAGGCGACATCTACGACGCCGAGTACCTGAAAACCCTGCAGGCGCTGAGCGACAAGCTCTACCTGCTGCCGGGTGTCGACCGTGCGTACATGAAGTCGCTATGGACACCGGCCACGCGCTGGGTCGCGGTGACCGAAGATGGCCTGGATGGCGGTCCGGTGATCCCGGACGACTACAGCGGCACCGCTGCCAATCTCGATGCGCTGCGCCGCAACGTGCAACGCTCCAACGAACTCGGTCAACTGGTGGCTTTCGACCAGGCCTCCAGCATCATCTACGTCCCATTGCTGGCAACCACCACCGATGGCAAGCCGCTGGACTACGCGGTGCTGTCCGAACAACTGGAGACCCTGCGCAGCACCTATCAAAGTACCAACATCGAGATTCACATCACCGGTTTCGCAAAAAAAGTCGGCGACCTGATTGCCGGCCTGAAGCAGATCCTGCTGTTCTTCGCCGTCGCGATCCTGATCACCACGGCGGTGCTGTTCTGGTACACCCGTTGTCTGCGCAGTACGGTGCTGGTGGTGTTGTGCTCGCTGGTGGCGGTGGTCTGGCAGCTCGGTCTGCTGCCATTGCTGAATTACCAGCTGGACCCGTACTCGGTACTGGTGCCGTTTCTGGTGTTTGCCATCGGCATGAGCCACGGCGCGCAAAAAATGAACGGCATCATGCAGGACATCGGGCGTGGCATGCACCGGGTGGTGGCTGCGCGATTCACCTTCCGGCGCCTGTTCCTCGCCGGGCTGACAGCGCTGCTGTGTGACGCCGTAGGTTTTGCGGTACTGATGCTGATCAAGATCCAGGTCATTCAGGACCTCGCCGTGATCGCCAGCATTGGCGTGGCCGTGCTGATTTTCACCAACCTGATTTTGCTGCCGGTTTTGCTCTCTTATGTCGGCGTGACGCCGCGTGCCGCACAACTGAGCCTCAAGAGCGAACAGGCCGAGCAAAGCGGGCAGGCGCGCCATGCGTTCTGGCGTTTTCTGGACCTGTTCACTCATCGGCGCTGGGCCAGCCTGTGCATTGCCATCAGCCTCGCCTTGGCAGCACTCGGCTTTCTGGTCAGCCTGCAACTGAAAATTGGTGACCTCGACGCCGGTGCGCCGGAACTGCGTGCGGACTCGCGTTACAACCAGGACGATGCTTTTCTGACCCGACATTACGGCGCCAGCAGCGACCTGTTCGCGGTGATGGTGAAAACCCCGGCCAGCAGTTGTGCGCGCTACGACATCCTGGCCAAGGTCGATGCCCTGGACTGGCAACTGCGCGCTTTGCCAGGCGTGGATTCGACCAACTCGCTGGCGCTGCTGAACCGGCGCATGCTGGTCGGGCTCAGTGAAGGCAACCCGAAGTGGTACGAGCTGCAGAACAATCAGGCGATGCTCAACATGATCACCGCCAGCGCGCCTCGGGGCCTGTACAACGAAGATTGCAGCCTGTTGACCCTGTACGCCTACCTTACCGACCACAAGGCCGAGACGCTGACCCGCCTGGTTGAGCATGTGGAAAAGTTTGCCGCCGAGAACAACACCGACGAGGTGCAGTTCCTGCTGGCGGCGGGTAACGCCGGCATCGAAGCGGCGACCAATATTGTGGTCAAGCAAGCCAATCGCGAAATGCTCGTCTGGGTCTACGGCGCGGTCATTTTGCTGTGCCTGATCACCTTCCGCTCCTGGCGCGCGACGGTGTGCGCGGTGATTCCGCTGATGCTCACCTCCATCCTCTGCGAAGCCTTGATGGTCTGGCTGAACATCGGCGTCAAAGTCGCCACGCTGCCGGTCATCGCCTTGGGCGTCGGCATCGGGGTCGACTATGCGCTGTACGTGATGAGCATTCTCCTGGGTCATCTGCGCCAAGGGGCGAGCCTGTCCGAAGCCTATTACCGCGCACTGGTATCCACCGGCAAGGTGGTGATGCTGACCGGAATCACCCTGGCCATCGGCGTGGCGACCTGGACGTTTTCACCGATCAAGTTCCAGGCCGACATGGGCGTGCTGCTGGCCTTCATGTTTGTCTGGAACATGGTCGGTGCATTGGTGTTGCTGCCCGCGCTGGCGTACTTCCTGTTACCCGCAAGCCGCAATGCACAGGACGCCGTTGTATCAATGCCGGTGACCCATATGGCGGGGGCCGAGCCAGCAGTGGTCGCGGACGTTCATCACCTGCGCCTCAAGGAGCACTGCCATGGTCGCTGA
- a CDS encoding MFS transporter yields the protein MVADTFVKPIRQAGLAQSMLLLLGSCLPVLGAVLLAPVLPRMQAHFAGVDGSAVLVPIVLTLPALVIALLAPFAGLIADRLGRKPLLLASMLLYVLCGVLPLWLDSLQAIVLSRAGIGLAEAGIMTCCTTLMGDYYSGARRERLFALQMVATSLSAAVFIALGGFLGQNDWRTPFALYAVGLIFLPLMAWKLWEPQARPQTGQPLQSLPTGKFPWRALMPMYVLSLLAGLSLFIVPVQAGYLLNLLQVDAPQQIGMTMGANQLGVLIGALSFRLFSGMRGHHMLLIAYVLAGIGGLLMAEALTHVQVVVAVTINGLGIGLMLPTLITWIMAQVNFHQRGRAAGCFTAAIFAGEFISPLAVLALTHGDAMALPRALGIVGGSQLLVAVFCLAVPRLGGLLQHANVVVGGKTIGDGN from the coding sequence ATGGTCGCTGATACCTTTGTAAAACCCATCCGTCAGGCCGGTTTGGCGCAGTCGATGTTGTTGCTGCTCGGCAGCTGCCTGCCAGTGTTGGGTGCAGTGTTGCTGGCCCCGGTGTTGCCGCGGATGCAGGCGCACTTTGCTGGCGTCGACGGCAGCGCCGTACTGGTTCCCATCGTACTGACGCTGCCAGCGTTGGTGATTGCCTTGCTGGCGCCGTTCGCCGGGCTGATCGCTGATCGCCTTGGGCGCAAGCCCTTGTTGCTGGCGAGCATGCTGCTGTATGTCCTCTGCGGTGTGCTGCCGCTTTGGCTCGATTCACTGCAGGCCATCGTGCTCAGCCGGGCGGGTATCGGTTTGGCCGAGGCGGGCATCATGACCTGCTGCACCACGCTGATGGGCGATTACTACAGCGGTGCCAGGCGCGAGCGTCTGTTTGCCTTGCAGATGGTCGCCACGTCGTTGTCGGCTGCTGTATTCATCGCGTTGGGTGGCTTCCTGGGTCAAAACGACTGGCGCACCCCGTTTGCGTTGTACGCCGTGGGTTTGATTTTCCTGCCGCTGATGGCCTGGAAGTTGTGGGAGCCGCAAGCCCGCCCACAAACCGGGCAACCCCTGCAATCGTTGCCAACCGGGAAGTTTCCGTGGCGTGCGCTGATGCCTATGTATGTGCTGTCACTGTTGGCAGGTTTGAGCCTGTTTATCGTGCCGGTGCAGGCCGGTTATCTTCTCAATCTTCTGCAAGTAGATGCCCCGCAACAAATCGGTATGACCATGGGCGCCAACCAACTGGGCGTGCTGATCGGTGCGCTGAGTTTTCGTTTGTTCAGCGGGATGCGTGGGCACCACATGCTGCTGATCGCCTATGTGCTGGCAGGTATCGGCGGGTTGCTGATGGCTGAGGCCTTGACCCATGTGCAGGTCGTGGTCGCAGTGACCATCAACGGCTTGGGCATTGGCTTGATGTTGCCGACGCTGATCACCTGGATCATGGCGCAAGTCAATTTCCATCAACGCGGGCGGGCGGCGGGGTGCTTTACCGCGGCCATCTTCGCCGGCGAATTTATCAGCCCCCTGGCGGTTCTCGCCTTGACCCATGGTGACGCCATGGCGCTGCCCCGTGCGTTAGGGATTGTGGGCGGATCGCAACTGCTGGTGGCGGTGTTTTGCCTGGCCGTACCCAGGCTCGGCGGTCTGTTGCAGCACGCGAATGTTGTAGTCGGTGGCAAGACCATTGGCGACGGAAACTGA
- a CDS encoding cupin domain-containing protein: protein MQALPEFKRVVTGHDQQGQAIVASSGPTPNVFALSAVPGTVFYELWNSSTSPALLDNASDPSSKPLQLSPGPQGSVIRVVDIPPDSVQNQVSAEDAAAVFAEIGESQAGTGQHDSRHKLMHRTETLDYGIVTEGEVWLVLDKEEVHLKRGDVVVQRGTNHAWSNRTEAMARMVFILLDGRFAAELSNGKGASA from the coding sequence ATGCAAGCGCTTCCTGAATTCAAACGAGTGGTCACCGGCCACGATCAGCAGGGCCAGGCCATCGTCGCCAGCAGCGGACCCACGCCGAACGTGTTCGCGCTATCGGCCGTGCCGGGCACCGTGTTTTACGAACTGTGGAACAGCAGCACCAGCCCGGCTTTGCTCGACAACGCCAGTGACCCAAGCAGCAAGCCCCTACAACTCAGTCCCGGACCACAGGGCAGCGTCATTCGCGTGGTGGATATTCCACCGGACAGCGTGCAGAACCAGGTCAGCGCCGAAGATGCCGCGGCGGTGTTTGCTGAAATCGGCGAGTCCCAAGCGGGCACCGGTCAACACGACTCCAGGCATAAATTGATGCACCGCACCGAGACCCTCGACTACGGCATCGTCACCGAAGGAGAGGTGTGGCTGGTGCTGGATAAGGAAGAGGTACACCTCAAACGCGGTGACGTGGTGGTTCAACGTGGCACCAACCACGCTTGGAGCAACCGAACCGAAGCGATGGCGCGCATGGTCTTCATTCTGCTTGACGGGCGTTTCGCCGCTGAGTTGAGCAACGGCAAGGGAGCATCGGCATGA
- a CDS encoding fumarylacetoacetate hydrolase family protein — protein MKLATLKNGSRDGQLVVVSRDLARAVDARSVALTLQQAIENWSTIEPRLQLLSAQLNAGEAADAFAFDPAQAMAPLPRAYQWCDGSAFLSHGALMQKAFNLDPIDGVEHTPLMYQGAGDDFIGARDDIALPSESQGIDFEGEFVVLVDDVPMGCAAEVAQQHIKLILQINDVSLRALAPREMSTGFGFLQAKPSSSFAPLAITPDELGDAWRDGRVHLPLQVHWNGQWFGHPHGGQMNFSFGQLIAHAALTRRLRAGTLIGSGTVSNAERSAGSACIAERRAIEMIELGAAQTGFMRFGDRVHMDVTGSDGQSLFGAIDQCIVQAQG, from the coding sequence ATGAAACTCGCCACACTGAAAAACGGCAGCCGCGACGGTCAGCTCGTCGTGGTCTCGCGGGATCTCGCCCGGGCAGTGGATGCCCGTTCCGTGGCGCTCACCCTGCAACAGGCAATCGAGAACTGGAGCACTATCGAGCCTCGCTTGCAGTTGCTGTCGGCTCAGTTGAATGCGGGCGAGGCGGCGGATGCCTTCGCCTTCGATCCCGCCCAGGCGATGGCGCCATTGCCTCGCGCTTATCAATGGTGCGATGGTTCGGCATTTCTCAGTCACGGTGCGCTGATGCAGAAAGCGTTCAACCTTGACCCCATCGACGGGGTCGAACACACGCCGCTGATGTATCAGGGCGCCGGCGACGACTTCATTGGCGCACGCGACGATATCGCGCTGCCGAGCGAGAGCCAGGGCATCGATTTCGAGGGCGAGTTTGTCGTGCTGGTGGATGATGTGCCGATGGGCTGCGCCGCCGAGGTGGCACAACAACACATCAAACTGATCCTGCAAATCAACGACGTCAGCTTGCGCGCCCTGGCCCCTAGGGAAATGAGCACGGGGTTTGGATTTTTGCAGGCCAAGCCTTCCTCCAGCTTCGCTCCGCTGGCCATCACACCGGACGAACTGGGCGACGCCTGGCGCGACGGGCGTGTGCATTTGCCTTTGCAGGTGCACTGGAATGGCCAATGGTTTGGTCATCCGCACGGCGGACAGATGAACTTCAGTTTTGGCCAGTTGATTGCCCATGCCGCGCTCACTCGCAGGCTGCGAGCGGGCACGCTGATTGGTTCCGGTACGGTCTCCAATGCCGAAAGAAGCGCGGGATCGGCGTGCATTGCCGAGCGGCGCGCCATCGAGATGATCGAACTGGGTGCCGCACAAACCGGCTTCATGCGCTTTGGTGACCGCGTGCACATGGATGTCACCGGCAGCGATGGGCAGTCGCTGTTCGGTGCAATCGATCAATGCATCGTTCAGGCCCAAGGCTGA
- a CDS encoding NAD-dependent epimerase/dehydratase family protein encodes MRVLITGANGFVGRELVRCLLALGSLRGQAIGSLLVLDKDLQDLPDDPRLRRHFGSVTDLALMRRVLADGIDVVFHLVSVPGGTAEEQYDLGYQVNLLASLELLNQLRNKTHPPVLVYASSVAVYGGVLPARMNETAELRPELSYGTHKAMVESAISDLSRRGDVDGRVLRLPGIVARPREPNGLRSAFMSDLMRAFASGESYQCPVSPEATAWWMSARCCVNNLIHAAELHGALLGVHRVWQLPVLHLSIAQVIDALAERYGQERRALIGFVPDARLEALFGRMPPLKTPQARAAGFNHDRNAATLVRNALNPSNSRHMPLTGDTFHVAAN; translated from the coding sequence ATGCGTGTGTTGATTACCGGTGCCAATGGTTTTGTCGGACGTGAGTTGGTGCGTTGTCTGCTGGCGCTCGGCAGCTTGCGAGGGCAGGCCATTGGCTCGTTGCTAGTGCTGGATAAAGACTTGCAGGACTTACCGGACGACCCTCGTCTTCGTCGTCATTTCGGCAGCGTGACGGATCTGGCCCTGATGCGTCGGGTATTGGCCGACGGCATTGATGTGGTGTTCCATCTGGTGAGTGTTCCCGGTGGCACGGCAGAAGAGCAGTACGACCTCGGCTACCAGGTCAACCTGCTGGCCAGCCTGGAATTGCTTAATCAGCTGCGCAACAAAACCCATCCGCCAGTTTTGGTGTATGCCAGCAGTGTTGCGGTGTACGGCGGTGTTCTACCCGCACGGATGAACGAGACGGCCGAGTTGCGTCCCGAATTGTCCTATGGCACGCACAAAGCCATGGTGGAAAGCGCCATTAGCGATCTTTCCCGGCGCGGCGATGTGGACGGTCGTGTGTTGCGCCTGCCAGGCATTGTCGCCCGACCTCGCGAACCCAATGGATTGCGTTCGGCATTCATGAGCGACCTGATGCGTGCCTTTGCCAGCGGTGAGTCTTATCAATGCCCGGTTTCTCCAGAAGCGACGGCGTGGTGGATGTCTGCCCGTTGTTGCGTGAACAACCTGATCCACGCCGCCGAGCTGCATGGCGCCTTGCTCGGGGTACACCGGGTGTGGCAGTTGCCGGTTCTGCATTTGTCGATTGCCCAGGTGATCGACGCATTGGCCGAGCGTTATGGGCAGGAGCGCCGCGCATTGATCGGCTTTGTGCCGGACGCGCGACTGGAAGCGTTGTTCGGACGTATGCCGCCATTGAAAACACCGCAGGCGCGCGCCGCCGGATTCAACCATGACCGTAACGCTGCCACGTTGGTGCGCAACGCCCTCAATCCCTCGAATTCCAGACATATGCCGCTGACCGGAGACACCTTTCATGTCGCAGCCAACTAA